Proteins encoded together in one Carya illinoinensis cultivar Pawnee chromosome 3, C.illinoinensisPawnee_v1, whole genome shotgun sequence window:
- the LOC122303420 gene encoding uncharacterized protein LOC122303420 encodes MWRTRKHLFNGKEDHRKPPRVLEGSNILAQLLMIGDVQFGKSHRKRKRTVEELNWTKYSIFFKLPYWVTLRLRHNLDVMHIEKNIFDNILCTLMNIPGKTKDNVNSRQDLELFGFRKELHLNYDGERVTMPQALYTLHGDERKKFCEWLVDVKFPDGFSSNISHCVSVRDCRISGLKSHDCHVFMQRLLPIAVGGFFRNEIALSLTGLCTFFKGLCARTLDVNQISQFQTDIVTILCKLEMIFPPSFFDIMVHLIVHLPREAILGGPVQYRWMYPFERYLGKFKRYVKNKARPEGSIAEAYIHIECLTFCSLYLQDVETKFTRMDRNIDGESENIDGIKIFNQKVRTIGTATTWQLSDKLLTEATWYVLNNCTEIGPYLEEHYEKCKVHNPNSIDRTHQAEFPSWLKKRVQDKHITNPRDVTDDLYALACGPERWVASYTACIIHGKRFHTKQRKLRRRTQNSGVLVTGDENTNNVDFYGVINEIVELHYMGWRRVYLFMCDWFDVGDPRRGVRVDNHMTSINMDRTWYKDEPFVLACQASQCFYIRDIRTKGRWFVVQKFTNRNVYDIPSVPRVSEDIDGSSSDDDAYQETEESYDYAPLQCDACPMSTPLNRNDIEPILIDAREVTSSAGQNVNEDPFIDDGIIDSGSGDASGDGENSDEEELSTDEESLST; translated from the exons ATGTGGCGAACGAGAAAGCATTTgttcaatggtaaagaagatcatcgcAAACCACCAAGAGTTTTAGAAGGATCTAATATTTTGGCTCAACTGCTGATGATTGGGGATGTGCAATTTGGTAAATCTCATCGAAAGAGAAAACGCACCGTTGAAGAGTTGAACTGGACAAAATAtagcattttcttcaagctacCGTATTGGGTAACCCTGCGGCTTCgacataatctagatgttatgcatattgaaaagaatattttcGATAACATATTGTGCACTTTAATGAACATTCCTGGTAAAACTAAAGATAATGTCAATTCTCGACAAGACTTGGAGCTTTTTGGCTtcagaaaagaattacatttgaattATGACGGTGAACGTGTTACAATGCCACAAGCATTGTATACATTACACGGTgatgaaaggaaaaaattttgtgaatggcTGGTTGATGTGAAATTTCCAGATGGATTTTCTTCGAACATCTCGCATTGTGTTTCTGTACGAGATTGCAGAATCTCAGGGTTGAAAAGCCATGATTGTCATGTTTTCATGCAAAGACTACTTCCTATTGCTGTTGGGGGGTTTTTTAGAAATGAGATTGCATTGAGTTTGACTGGACTGTGCACATTCTTCAAGGGGTTGTGTGCCCGAACCCTGGATGTTAATCAAATATCCCAGTTTCAAACTGATATTGTCACAATTCTAtgcaaattggagatgatatttcctccatcttttttcgATATCATGGTTCACCTAATTGTTCACTTACCCCGCGAGGCCATACTtgggggtccagtacaatacagatggatgtatccatttgagagatatcttggcaagttcaagcggtatgttaagaataaagcccgcCCAGAAGGGTCAATAGCCGAAGCCTACATTCACATTGAATGCCTGACATTTTGCTCATTGTAtctccaagatgttgagacaAAGTTTACTCGAATGGACCGCAACATTGATGGTGAATCCGAGAATATAGATggaatcaaaattttcaaccagaaagtTCGTACCATTGGTACAGCTACGACGTGGCAATTATCAGATAAACTCCTAACGGAAGCAACCTGGTATGTCCTCAACAACTGCACGGAGATTGGACCCTACCTAGA GGAGCATTATGAGAAGTGTAAGGTGCACAACCCAAATAGTATCGATCGAACACATCAAGCCGAATTTCCAAGTTGGTTGAAGAAACGT GTTCAGGACAAGCATATCACCAACCCACGTGATGTGACCGATGATCTATATGCATTAGCTTGCGGTCCTGAAAGATGGGTTGCATCCTATACTGCTTGCATTATACATGGCAAAAGGTTCCATACGAAACAACGTAAACTTCGGCGGCGTACACAAAATTCAGGGGTGTTGGTAACTGGGGAtgaaaatactaataatgtagacttCTACGGTGTTATTAATGAGATCGTGGAGTTACACTACATGGGGTGGCGTCGAGTGTACTTGTTCatgtgtgattggtttgacgttggtgatcCAAGACGAGGGGTACGAGTTGATAACCATATGACTAGTATCAACATGGataggacttggtataaggatgaaccattTGTGTTGGCATGTCAGGCTTCCCAGTGTTTTTACATCAGAGACATAAGGACAAAAGGAAGATGGTTTGTGGTGCAAAAGTTCACGAACAGGAACGTATATGACATTCCATCGGTGCCAAGAGTGTCAGAAGATATTGATGGTTCATCAAGTGATGATGATGCATATCAAGAAACTGAGGAGTCATATGATTATGCACCATTGCAGTGTGATGCATGTCCAATGTCAACTCCACTTAAtaggaatgatatagaacctatCTTGATTGATGCACGAGAAGTGACAAGTTCGGCTGGTCAAAACGTAAATGAGGATCCCTTTATTGACGATGGCATAATTGATTCTGGTTCAGGAGATGCCTCTGGTGATGGAGAAAATTCAGATGAGGAGGAGCTTTCCACAGATGAAGAGTCTCTATCAACCTAG
- the LOC122303422 gene encoding uncharacterized protein LOC122303422 isoform X2: MIGEGSRGRGARRGFRGRRFVPYSSRARRPRGVRIAEYHSPSNEDHEVGSDDSTQPPSHPWEPPCPISMPPTEPSRGPSPVREPPPNGDNIVPVVTPPNGDNIGPVVTPPNGDNIDPATAPTMTASNIERPKRKRGPAKCIAFEMLRKAGKVILKINDGETAPCCTNSSMFTARVTQIIKQHCDMSYARWTDVPQAQKDELIDRVRADFVLDWDWENHKLTVVKQLRKRFNAFHHQLHKKYESYGSHEEALASGCSLVDVNVWITLCRRWGSDEFKKMSRQNRENRKAQIINHTAGRKSFVRILEENRAASADLVEFYKETHWSKKTGKFVTAATEASYKEMVEKLNGLEPEQRTNDVAASVFREVLGSRPGYARGLGEMIIPESTRQRDSQREKEYLALIEKHKQDADNYKKDAENYRKDADKYNTQLDAIQEEVLRLRERQNATDVMMREFFQNFHTPTESQQSRRETP, from the exons ATGATTGGAGAAGGTTCCCGTGGAAGAGGGGCTCGACGAGGTTTTCGTGGCCGGAGATTTGTACCATACTCATCAAGAGCACGCCGACCACGAGGAGTTCGCATCGCTGAATACCACAGCCCATCAAATGAAGATCATGAGGTAGGATCGGATGACTCAACTCAGCCCCCGAGTCATCCATGGGAGCCTCCATGTCCCATTTCAATGCCCCCAACTGAGCCGAGTAGAGGACCTTCACCTGTAAGAGAACCCCCACCTAACGGGGACAATATCGTACCGGTTGTCACCCCACCTAACGGAGACAATATTGGTCCGGTTGTGACCCCACCCAATGGAGACAATATTG ACCCGGCGACTGCCCCCACAATGACTGCCTCGAATATAGAGCGGCCCAAACGGAAACGTGGGCCAGCTAAGTGTATTGCGTTCGAGATGTTGAGAAAGGCCGGAAAAGTGATTCTGAAAATTAACGATGGTGAAACGGCACCATGCTGTACGAACTCATCCATGTTCACTGCACGGGTAAcgcaaataatcaaacaacattgCGACATGAGCTATGCGAGATGGACTGATGTGCCACAGGCACAAAAGGACGAGTTGATTGACCGTGTGAGG GCTGACTTCGTGTTGGATTGGGATTGGGAGAATCACAAGTTGACCGTCGTGAAGCAGCTACGTAAGAGGTTTAATGCATTTCATCACCAATTACACAAGAAATATGAATCATATGGAAGCCACGAAGAAGCATTGGCTTCTGGTTGTTCATTGGTCGACGTGAACGTTTGGATTACCTTGTGTCGGAGGTGGGGAAGTGACGAATTCAAG AAAATGTCAAGGCAAAATCGGGAAAATAGAAAGGCACAAATCATCAACCACACAGCTGGCCGGAAATCCTTTGTTAGGATATTGGAGGAGAAT CGTGCTGCAAGTGCGGATTTGGTGGAGTTCTATAAAGAGACGCATTGGTCAAAGAAGACTGGTAAATTTGTAACTGCAGCAACTGAAGCCAGCTAT AAGGAGatggttgagaaattgaatggTCTTGAGCCTGAGCAACGGACCAATGATGTAGCAGCAAGTGTATTTAGGGAGGTACTTGGCTCTAGACCAGGATATGCAAGGGGGCTAGGAGAGATGATTATcccggagtcgacacgacaacggGACAGccaaagagaaaaagaatacCTTGCATTGATTGAGAAGCACAAACAAGATGCCGACAATTACAAGAAAGATGCTGAGAATTATCGGAAAGACGCTGACAAGTACAATACACAACTTGATGCAATTCAAGAGGAAGTATTGAGACTTCGTGAGAggcaaaatgcaactgatgtcATGATGAGGGAATTCTTCCAAAATTTCCATACACCCACGGAGTCTCAGCAGTCTCGTCGAGAGACTCCGTGA
- the LOC122303422 gene encoding uncharacterized protein LOC122303422 isoform X1, with the protein MGGDMIGEGSRGRGARRGFRGRRFVPYSSRARRPRGVRIAEYHSPSNEDHEVGSDDSTQPPSHPWEPPCPISMPPTEPSRGPSPVREPPPNGDNIVPVVTPPNGDNIGPVVTPPNGDNIDPATAPTMTASNIERPKRKRGPAKCIAFEMLRKAGKVILKINDGETAPCCTNSSMFTARVTQIIKQHCDMSYARWTDVPQAQKDELIDRVRADFVLDWDWENHKLTVVKQLRKRFNAFHHQLHKKYESYGSHEEALASGCSLVDVNVWITLCRRWGSDEFKKMSRQNRENRKAQIINHTAGRKSFVRILEENRAASADLVEFYKETHWSKKTGKFVTAATEASYKEMVEKLNGLEPEQRTNDVAASVFREVLGSRPGYARGLGEMIIPESTRQRDSQREKEYLALIEKHKQDADNYKKDAENYRKDADKYNTQLDAIQEEVLRLRERQNATDVMMREFFQNFHTPTESQQSRRETP; encoded by the exons ATGGGAG GTGACATGATTGGAGAAGGTTCCCGTGGAAGAGGGGCTCGACGAGGTTTTCGTGGCCGGAGATTTGTACCATACTCATCAAGAGCACGCCGACCACGAGGAGTTCGCATCGCTGAATACCACAGCCCATCAAATGAAGATCATGAGGTAGGATCGGATGACTCAACTCAGCCCCCGAGTCATCCATGGGAGCCTCCATGTCCCATTTCAATGCCCCCAACTGAGCCGAGTAGAGGACCTTCACCTGTAAGAGAACCCCCACCTAACGGGGACAATATCGTACCGGTTGTCACCCCACCTAACGGAGACAATATTGGTCCGGTTGTGACCCCACCCAATGGAGACAATATTG ACCCGGCGACTGCCCCCACAATGACTGCCTCGAATATAGAGCGGCCCAAACGGAAACGTGGGCCAGCTAAGTGTATTGCGTTCGAGATGTTGAGAAAGGCCGGAAAAGTGATTCTGAAAATTAACGATGGTGAAACGGCACCATGCTGTACGAACTCATCCATGTTCACTGCACGGGTAAcgcaaataatcaaacaacattgCGACATGAGCTATGCGAGATGGACTGATGTGCCACAGGCACAAAAGGACGAGTTGATTGACCGTGTGAGG GCTGACTTCGTGTTGGATTGGGATTGGGAGAATCACAAGTTGACCGTCGTGAAGCAGCTACGTAAGAGGTTTAATGCATTTCATCACCAATTACACAAGAAATATGAATCATATGGAAGCCACGAAGAAGCATTGGCTTCTGGTTGTTCATTGGTCGACGTGAACGTTTGGATTACCTTGTGTCGGAGGTGGGGAAGTGACGAATTCAAG AAAATGTCAAGGCAAAATCGGGAAAATAGAAAGGCACAAATCATCAACCACACAGCTGGCCGGAAATCCTTTGTTAGGATATTGGAGGAGAAT CGTGCTGCAAGTGCGGATTTGGTGGAGTTCTATAAAGAGACGCATTGGTCAAAGAAGACTGGTAAATTTGTAACTGCAGCAACTGAAGCCAGCTAT AAGGAGatggttgagaaattgaatggTCTTGAGCCTGAGCAACGGACCAATGATGTAGCAGCAAGTGTATTTAGGGAGGTACTTGGCTCTAGACCAGGATATGCAAGGGGGCTAGGAGAGATGATTATcccggagtcgacacgacaacggGACAGccaaagagaaaaagaatacCTTGCATTGATTGAGAAGCACAAACAAGATGCCGACAATTACAAGAAAGATGCTGAGAATTATCGGAAAGACGCTGACAAGTACAATACACAACTTGATGCAATTCAAGAGGAAGTATTGAGACTTCGTGAGAggcaaaatgcaactgatgtcATGATGAGGGAATTCTTCCAAAATTTCCATACACCCACGGAGTCTCAGCAGTCTCGTCGAGAGACTCCGTGA